From the Rhodanobacter soli genome, one window contains:
- a CDS encoding 6-phosphofructokinase produces MSPSRRSPAVTGNLLYAQSGGVTAVINATAAGVIEAARRKGVKVYAARNGILGALREELIDTSKESAAAIAALRHTPGGAFGSCRYKLKSLEDNRSEYERLIEVFRAHDIRWFLYNGGNDSADTALKISQLGRTMGYDIRCIGVPKTVDNDLAVTDCCPGFGSVAKYTAISTLEASLDVASMAETSTKVFILEVMGRHAGWIAAAAGLAGEGADAPPHIILFPENAFDEAAFLAKVKATVERVGWCTVVASEGVRNAAGQFLAEAGTRDAFGHSQLGGVAPVLAALVKEKLGYKYHWALPDYLQRSARHAASQVDAEQAYAVGRAAVDYALAGMNAVMPVIVRTSEAPYRWKIASAPLAKIANREKKMPKNFISRDGFGITAAARSYLAPLIRGEAPLPYGKDGLPRYVRLKNAAVAKKLAAFRR; encoded by the coding sequence ATGAGCCCGAGTCGCCGTTCGCCCGCCGTCACCGGCAACCTGCTGTACGCCCAGTCCGGCGGCGTCACCGCCGTGATCAACGCCACCGCCGCCGGCGTGATCGAGGCCGCCCGCCGCAAGGGCGTGAAGGTGTACGCCGCGCGCAACGGCATCCTCGGCGCGTTGCGCGAGGAGCTGATCGACACCTCGAAGGAATCGGCCGCCGCGATCGCCGCGCTGCGCCACACCCCCGGCGGCGCGTTCGGCTCGTGCCGCTACAAGCTGAAATCGCTGGAGGACAACCGCAGCGAATACGAGCGGCTGATCGAGGTGTTCCGTGCCCACGACATCCGCTGGTTCCTCTACAACGGCGGCAACGACTCGGCCGACACTGCACTGAAGATCTCGCAGCTGGGCAGGACGATGGGCTACGACATCCGCTGCATCGGCGTGCCGAAGACCGTGGACAACGACCTCGCCGTCACCGACTGCTGCCCCGGCTTCGGCTCGGTGGCGAAATACACCGCGATCTCCACCTTGGAGGCCAGCCTGGACGTGGCCTCGATGGCCGAGACCTCGACCAAGGTGTTCATCCTCGAGGTGATGGGCCGCCACGCCGGCTGGATCGCCGCCGCCGCCGGGCTCGCCGGCGAAGGCGCCGACGCGCCGCCGCACATCATCCTGTTCCCCGAAAACGCGTTCGACGAAGCGGCGTTCCTGGCGAAGGTGAAAGCCACCGTCGAGCGCGTGGGCTGGTGCACCGTGGTCGCTTCCGAAGGCGTGCGCAATGCGGCCGGCCAGTTCCTCGCCGAAGCGGGTACGCGCGATGCGTTCGGCCACAGCCAGCTCGGCGGCGTGGCGCCGGTGCTGGCGGCGCTGGTGAAGGAGAAGCTCGGCTACAAGTACCACTGGGCACTGCCCGACTACCTGCAGCGTTCGGCGCGGCATGCCGCCTCGCAGGTCGACGCCGAGCAGGCCTATGCGGTCGGCCGGGCCGCGGTCGACTACGCGCTGGCTGGCATGAACGCGGTGATGCCGGTGATCGTGCGCACGTCCGAGGCGCCGTACCGCTGGAAAATCGCGTCGGCGCCGCTGGCGAAGATCGCCAACCGCGAAAAGAAGATGCCGAAGAACTTCATCAGCCGCGACGGCTTCGGCATCACCGCGGCGGCGCGCAGTTACCTGGCGCCGCTGATCCGCGGCGAGGCGCCGTTGCCCTATGGCAAGGACGGCCTGCCGCGCTACGTGCGTCTGAAGAACGCGGCGGTGGCGAAGAAGCTGGCGGCGTTCCGGCGCTGA
- a CDS encoding adenylate kinase, whose translation MRLVLLGAPGSGKGTQAARLKTALGVPHISTGDMLRAAVAAGTAMGLKAKAVMDAGQLVSDDILLGMLEERLAQADAKAGFILDGYPRNLAQADALDHLLAKLGQPLDAVVKLDVPNEAIIGRCEIRFKAEGRADDNPDTVRKRLGIYAEQTAPVADFYASRGKLQVVDGVGELAEVTARVERALQNETAAANG comes from the coding sequence ATGCGACTCGTCCTACTTGGTGCGCCCGGCTCGGGCAAAGGTACGCAGGCGGCCCGGCTGAAGACGGCGCTAGGCGTTCCGCACATCTCGACCGGCGACATGCTGCGCGCCGCCGTCGCGGCCGGCACCGCGATGGGACTCAAGGCCAAGGCGGTGATGGATGCCGGCCAGCTGGTTTCCGACGACATCCTGCTCGGCATGCTGGAAGAGCGCCTGGCGCAGGCCGACGCGAAAGCCGGCTTCATCCTCGACGGCTACCCGCGCAACCTGGCCCAAGCCGACGCGCTCGACCACCTGCTGGCCAAGCTCGGCCAGCCGCTGGATGCGGTGGTGAAGCTGGACGTGCCGAACGAGGCGATCATCGGGCGCTGCGAGATCCGCTTCAAGGCGGAAGGCCGCGCCGACGACAACCCGGACACCGTGCGCAAGCGCCTGGGCATCTATGCCGAGCAGACCGCGCCGGTGGCGGATTTCTACGCCAGCCGCGGCAAGCTGCAGGTGGTGGACGGCGTCGGCGAACTGGCCGAGGTCACCGCGCGGGTCGAGCGCGCGCTGCAGAACGAAACCGCCGCGGCGAACGGCTGA
- the mpl gene encoding UDP-N-acetylmuramate:L-alanyl-gamma-D-glutamyl-meso-diaminopimelate ligase, whose product MRLHILGICGTFMGGVAALARELGHTVEGSDANVYPPMSTQLEALGIDLMSGYAAEHLQPGPDHAQPDLVVVGNAMTRGNPAVEYMLDARLRYISGPQWLGETVLAERDVLAVAGTHGKTTTTSLLAHLLESAGMAPGFLIGGVPGNFGVSARLGGVGPHGAQSPPSGAARLLPPRAGDVKVEQPLAAPFVIEADEYDTAFFDKRSKFVHYRPRIAILNNLEYDHADIFPDVAAIQRQFHHLVRTVPGNGRLIVNAHDERLAEVLAMGCWTPVESFGIGRGDWQATLVEADGSVFAVHRAGERIGEVRWSLLGNHSVMNALAALAAAAAAGADPRALLAAFAGFESVKRRMELVGEVNGVRVYDDFAHHPTAIATTLAGLRAKVGQARILVALEPRSNSMRQGAHAEALAPSLADADAVVFLHRPELSWDAGRVTAALGGRGTTAPTVDALVAALRAQARPGDQVIFMSNGGFEAAPRRFVESLRQA is encoded by the coding sequence ATGCGTCTGCACATCCTCGGCATCTGCGGGACCTTCATGGGCGGGGTAGCCGCGCTCGCGCGCGAGCTGGGCCACACGGTCGAAGGTTCCGACGCGAACGTCTATCCGCCGATGAGCACCCAACTCGAGGCGCTCGGCATCGACCTGATGAGCGGCTATGCCGCCGAACACCTGCAGCCCGGGCCTGATCACGCCCAGCCCGACCTGGTGGTGGTCGGCAACGCGATGACCCGCGGCAATCCGGCCGTCGAGTACATGCTCGATGCGCGCCTGCGCTACATCTCCGGGCCGCAGTGGCTGGGCGAGACGGTGCTGGCCGAGCGCGACGTGCTGGCGGTGGCCGGCACCCACGGCAAGACCACCACGACCAGCTTGCTGGCGCACCTGCTGGAAAGCGCGGGGATGGCACCGGGGTTTTTGATTGGCGGCGTGCCGGGGAATTTCGGGGTGTCGGCGAGGTTGGGGGGGGTGGGGCCGCATGGCGCCCAGAGTCCCCCTTCCGGCGCTGCGCGCCTCCTTCCCCCGCGGGCGGGGGACGTGAAGGTGGAGCAGCCTTTGGCTGCGCCTTTTGTGATTGAAGCGGACGAGTACGACACCGCGTTCTTCGACAAGCGCTCGAAATTCGTGCATTACCGCCCGCGCATCGCGATCCTCAACAACCTCGAATACGACCACGCGGACATCTTCCCCGACGTGGCCGCGATCCAGCGCCAGTTCCATCATCTGGTGCGCACCGTGCCGGGCAATGGCCGGCTGATCGTCAACGCGCACGACGAACGGCTCGCCGAGGTGCTGGCGATGGGCTGCTGGACGCCGGTGGAGAGCTTCGGCATCGGCCGCGGCGACTGGCAGGCGACGCTGGTCGAGGCGGACGGCTCGGTGTTCGCCGTGCACCGCGCCGGCGAGCGGATCGGCGAGGTGCGCTGGTCGCTGCTGGGCAATCACAGCGTGATGAATGCACTCGCTGCACTCGCTGCGGCCGCCGCCGCCGGTGCCGACCCGCGTGCGCTGTTGGCGGCGTTCGCCGGCTTCGAGAGCGTGAAGCGGCGGATGGAGCTGGTCGGCGAAGTGAACGGCGTGCGCGTGTACGACGACTTCGCGCATCACCCCACCGCGATTGCCACCACCCTGGCCGGGCTGCGCGCGAAAGTCGGCCAGGCGCGCATCCTGGTGGCGCTGGAGCCACGCTCCAATTCGATGCGCCAGGGCGCGCACGCCGAGGCGCTGGCGCCGTCGCTGGCCGATGCCGATGCGGTGGTGTTCCTGCATCGCCCCGAGCTGTCGTGGGATGCCGGCCGCGTCACCGCGGCGCTGGGCGGTCGCGGCACGACGGCACCGACGGTGGACGCGCTGGTCGCCGCCCTGCGCGCGCAGGCACGACCAGGCGACCAGGTGATCTTCATGTCCAACGGCGGTTTCGAAGCGGCGCCGCGCCGTTTCGTGGAAAGCCTGCGGCAGGCCTGA
- a CDS encoding LON peptidase substrate-binding domain-containing protein, with product MVAQSQSPLVEMPLFPLASVLFPGGQLQLRIFEPRYLDLVRECTRHGTGFGVCLILQGQEVGEPAVPAAIGTIARISDFHRDDDGLLGIVAEGGARFRVARSRVRSDGLLRGDVEVWPDEPEQQVPVEFALLQTILERLIETMAPHWRDAPRSAYDDASWLGFRLAELLPLDVGEQQRMLELNDPVQRLAELRDILPRFQKP from the coding sequence ATGGTTGCCCAGTCCCAGTCGCCGCTCGTCGAGATGCCCCTGTTTCCGCTGGCTTCTGTCCTGTTTCCCGGCGGCCAGCTGCAGTTGCGCATCTTCGAGCCGCGCTATCTCGACCTGGTGCGGGAGTGCACGCGTCACGGCACCGGCTTCGGCGTGTGCCTGATCCTGCAGGGACAGGAAGTGGGCGAGCCGGCGGTGCCGGCGGCGATCGGCACGATCGCACGGATCAGCGATTTCCATCGCGACGACGACGGCCTGCTGGGCATCGTCGCCGAAGGCGGCGCGCGCTTCCGTGTCGCGCGCAGCCGGGTACGCTCCGATGGCCTGCTGCGTGGCGACGTGGAGGTCTGGCCGGACGAGCCGGAGCAGCAGGTGCCGGTGGAGTTTGCCTTGCTGCAGACCATCCTCGAGAGGCTGATCGAGACGATGGCGCCGCACTGGCGCGATGCGCCGCGCAGCGCCTACGACGACGCGAGCTGGCTGGGTTTCCGGTTGGCCGAGCTGTTGCCGCTGGACGTCGGCGAACAGCAGCGCATGCTCGAACTGAATGATCCGGTGCAACGGCTGGCCGAGTTGCGCGACATCCTGCCACGCTTCCAGAAACCATGA
- a CDS encoding SDR family oxidoreductase, producing the protein MASLAGKILFISGASRGIGLAIALRAARDGANIVIAAKSGVPNPKLPGTIHTAAAAVEAAGGKALALQVDIREEAQVMAAAAQAAERFGGIDIVVNNASAIWLAGTADTPMKRYDLMQQVNTRGTFLVTRSCLPYLKQAANPHVLMLSPPPNLDPKWFAPHTAYTIAKYGMSLCVLGMSPEFAPLGIAVNALWPRTVIATAAIAMIDGVRAEQCRTPEIVADAAHAILTRPARDYTGHFAIDEEILREAGVSDFDGYAVQPGTPLLPDLFLD; encoded by the coding sequence ATGGCCAGTCTTGCCGGCAAGATCTTGTTCATCAGCGGCGCCTCGCGCGGCATCGGCCTGGCGATCGCGCTGCGCGCGGCCCGCGACGGCGCGAACATCGTGATCGCGGCCAAGAGTGGCGTGCCGAATCCGAAGCTGCCCGGCACCATCCACACCGCGGCGGCGGCGGTCGAGGCGGCCGGCGGCAAGGCGCTGGCGCTGCAGGTGGATATCCGCGAGGAAGCGCAGGTCATGGCCGCCGCCGCCCAGGCGGCCGAACGCTTCGGCGGTATCGACATCGTGGTGAACAACGCCAGTGCGATCTGGCTGGCCGGTACCGCCGACACGCCGATGAAACGCTACGACCTGATGCAGCAGGTCAATACCCGCGGTACCTTCCTGGTCACCCGCAGTTGCCTGCCGTACCTGAAGCAGGCGGCCAATCCGCATGTGCTGATGCTGTCGCCGCCGCCGAATCTCGACCCGAAATGGTTCGCGCCGCACACCGCCTACACCATCGCCAAGTACGGCATGAGCCTGTGCGTGCTCGGCATGAGCCCGGAATTCGCGCCGCTCGGCATCGCGGTGAACGCGCTGTGGCCGCGCACGGTGATCGCCACCGCGGCGATCGCCATGATTGACGGCGTGAGGGCCGAACAGTGCCGCACACCGGAGATCGTGGCCGACGCCGCCCATGCGATCCTGACCCGTCCGGCGCGTGACTACACCGGCCATTTCGCGATCGACGAGGAGATCCTGCGCGAAGCGGGAGTCAGCGATTTCGACGGCTATGCCGTGCAACCGGGCACGCCGCTGCTGCCGGACCTGTTCCTGGACTGA
- a CDS encoding sigma-54 dependent transcriptional regulator produces the protein MTDNQIARRCVVWFGQPTDEECACLARAGWRTRIGDAQLRDGVGMRRDDIVVAMADLRRSDADTVQAMAQLMANHPWLPWLALVSQETAANTPEVERILRASVDFFTAPVDMKRLTDTLMECGKGWTLAAKKTDIPGIVAAQSPVMGITVASLRKYAPVDLPVLITGETGSGKEVAARALHALSARRERPFVAINCGALPPNLVQSELFGHERGAFTGANARRIGHFEAACGGTVFLDEIGDLPLDAQTSLLRLLQEGTLVRVGSSQPIKLDVRVLAATHVDLESAVAQGSFREDLYYRLNVLRLHMPALRERGGDIELLAQHFLDAFRLRHPGRARTFSGSARQAMRGFGWPGNVRELLNRVQRAAVVTEGTLISAADLDLLDAPSSVPLRPSLGLTRVSAEREAVLNCLRESRYNISECARRLNVSRVTVYRLCKKHRLELDGLRGNGLPFRAGRPVAGVNATRRPAIQNM, from the coding sequence ATGACGGACAATCAGATAGCCAGGCGTTGCGTGGTCTGGTTTGGCCAACCGACGGATGAAGAATGCGCCTGTCTGGCACGGGCTGGCTGGCGTACCAGGATCGGCGATGCGCAATTGCGGGACGGCGTGGGCATGCGGCGCGACGATATCGTGGTGGCCATGGCCGATCTGCGCCGCAGCGATGCGGACACGGTGCAGGCGATGGCCCAGCTGATGGCCAACCACCCATGGCTGCCCTGGCTGGCCCTGGTTTCCCAGGAGACCGCCGCCAATACGCCGGAAGTGGAACGCATCCTGCGCGCCAGCGTGGACTTCTTCACGGCACCGGTCGACATGAAGCGCCTGACCGACACCCTGATGGAGTGCGGCAAGGGCTGGACGCTGGCTGCGAAAAAGACGGATATCCCCGGTATCGTCGCCGCGCAGAGTCCGGTGATGGGCATCACGGTGGCCAGCCTGCGCAAATATGCGCCGGTGGATCTGCCGGTGCTGATCACCGGCGAGACCGGTAGCGGCAAGGAAGTGGCGGCGCGTGCGCTGCACGCCCTGTCGGCGCGTCGCGAGCGGCCCTTCGTCGCCATCAATTGCGGTGCGCTGCCGCCGAACCTGGTGCAGTCCGAACTGTTCGGCCACGAGCGCGGCGCCTTCACCGGCGCCAATGCGCGGCGCATCGGACATTTCGAGGCCGCCTGCGGTGGCACGGTATTCCTCGACGAGATCGGCGACCTGCCGCTCGATGCACAGACCAGCCTGCTGCGCCTGTTGCAGGAAGGCACGCTGGTGCGCGTGGGTTCAAGCCAGCCGATCAAGCTGGACGTGCGCGTGCTGGCCGCCACGCACGTGGACCTGGAATCGGCAGTGGCGCAGGGCAGCTTCCGCGAGGATTTGTACTACCGGCTCAACGTGCTGCGCTTGCACATGCCGGCGCTGCGCGAACGTGGGGGCGACATCGAACTGCTCGCACAGCATTTCCTGGACGCGTTCCGTCTCCGCCACCCCGGCCGTGCCCGCACGTTCAGCGGCAGCGCGCGGCAGGCCATGCGCGGATTCGGCTGGCCGGGCAACGTGCGCGAGCTGCTCAATCGCGTGCAGCGTGCCGCGGTCGTCACCGAGGGCACGCTGATCAGCGCGGCCGATCTCGATCTGCTCGATGCTCCATCCTCCGTCCCCCTTCGTCCCAGCCTCGGCCTGACGCGTGTTTCGGCCGAGCGCGAGGCGGTGCTGAACTGCCTGCGCGAAAGCCGCTACAACATCAGCGAATGCGCGCGGCGACTCAACGTGTCGCGGG